The Leptospira kmetyi serovar Malaysia str. Bejo-Iso9 genome includes a window with the following:
- a CDS encoding polysaccharide deacetylase family protein, giving the protein MALLCFVSFSIAVASPVDDFLNPEKKRKTANSSPKKESESKEPKTNGSKLPTATEESSKETVSKKNQKDKTEVSDSGSGASKSEEKTSEAPSKTSKIKKEKTDKNSSISKKKKYEDALPTVKDDTPSTPSYATQGVESVSGGGVPVLCYHHLAAEGGPMGGYNLHPNLLEEQFKFLKAAGYQTVRLDQFYAYINGKKPSDFPEKPILLTFDDGSKTHLEVLVPLLKKYGFTASIFIYPSIISSGKKYYLTWDQLKSALDSGVLDLGSHTLYHPKLPTMSRALIRKQLLESKQILETKTGRKVVDLAYPFGLFDPRVIEEAKAIGYRMAFTVNPGKNLPGTPVYNVHRSLVPWGQSQSAFNSILTMAPPPKISISILDGSWVKTGQEFKIHLEGVQPDSVSIKIKSKNVIEQNQSPDYTVKIPDFAKKSTFLPLMIQAKTKDGKQIQYQYLFINQKEFKKHPDGAF; this is encoded by the coding sequence ATCGCCCTTCTTTGTTTTGTCTCTTTTTCGATTGCGGTCGCTTCTCCCGTGGACGACTTTCTCAATCCGGAAAAGAAAAGAAAGACCGCAAATTCTTCCCCGAAAAAAGAATCCGAATCGAAAGAACCGAAAACAAACGGATCGAAACTTCCGACCGCTACGGAAGAATCTTCTAAAGAAACCGTTTCTAAAAAGAATCAAAAAGATAAAACGGAAGTAAGCGATTCCGGCTCGGGCGCTTCCAAATCGGAAGAAAAAACTTCCGAAGCTCCTTCCAAAACATCAAAGATCAAAAAAGAAAAGACGGATAAGAATTCTTCGATTTCCAAAAAGAAAAAATACGAGGACGCGCTTCCGACGGTTAAGGACGATACCCCGTCTACTCCGAGTTATGCGACCCAAGGCGTCGAATCCGTTTCCGGAGGCGGTGTTCCCGTTCTTTGTTATCATCACTTAGCCGCGGAAGGCGGTCCGATGGGCGGTTACAACCTTCATCCGAATCTTTTGGAGGAACAGTTTAAGTTTCTCAAAGCGGCCGGTTATCAAACCGTTCGTTTGGATCAGTTCTATGCGTATATCAACGGTAAAAAACCGTCCGACTTTCCCGAAAAACCGATTCTTTTGACGTTCGACGACGGTTCCAAAACGCATTTGGAAGTGTTGGTTCCTCTTTTGAAAAAATACGGTTTTACCGCTTCGATTTTTATTTATCCTTCGATCATCTCTTCCGGAAAGAAATACTATCTGACTTGGGATCAGTTGAAAAGCGCGCTCGACAGCGGCGTTTTGGACTTGGGTTCTCATACGTTGTATCATCCGAAACTTCCCACGATGAGCCGCGCGTTGATCCGCAAACAACTCTTGGAATCCAAACAGATTTTGGAAACCAAAACGGGAAGAAAGGTAGTGGATCTCGCGTATCCGTTCGGTCTTTTTGATCCGAGGGTCATCGAAGAAGCGAAGGCGATCGGTTATAGAATGGCGTTTACGGTCAACCCGGGGAAGAATCTTCCGGGAACTCCCGTTTACAACGTTCATCGTTCCTTGGTTCCTTGGGGACAATCTCAATCCGCGTTCAACTCCATTCTTACCATGGCGCCTCCCCCCAAAATTTCCATTTCGATTCTGGACGGTTCTTGGGTTAAGACCGGTCAGGAATTTAAGATTCATCTGGAAGGAGTTCAACCCGATTCGGTGAGCATCAAAATCAAAAGCAAGAACGTGATCGAACAAAATCAATCCCCCGATTATACGGTGAAGATTCCGGATTTTGCGAAAAAATCGACGTTCCTTCCTTTGATGATTCAAGCGAAGACGAAAGACGGAAAACAAATCCAATATCAATATCTTTTTATCAATCAGAAAGAATTTAAGAAACATCCCGACGGAGCGTTTTAA
- a CDS encoding class I SAM-dependent methyltransferase — protein MSFRDHFSSHSSSYSEFRPGYPDELFSYLKSLVPNGNVVWDCGTGTGQAAVSLGEVFQKVIATDPSANQISSAEPHKNVEYRVCKAENSTLENHEVDLITVAQAFHWFDFEPFYKEAIRVGKKGGILAIWGYNMHRITPSVDGLVDKLYGEIVDSYWPPERRYVEEEYKSIAFPFETITPPYFAMKEEWTVEHVLGYLRTWSSVQKYIQKNESDPVLLVEKEIRNAWGSVSSRTVEWPLFFKIGRLPG, from the coding sequence ATGAGTTTCAGAGATCATTTTTCCTCCCATTCCTCTTCTTACTCCGAATTTCGCCCGGGTTATCCCGATGAACTTTTTTCTTATCTCAAAAGTCTCGTTCCGAACGGAAACGTCGTTTGGGATTGCGGAACCGGAACCGGTCAAGCCGCCGTTTCTCTCGGAGAAGTTTTTCAAAAAGTCATAGCGACCGATCCGAGCGCGAATCAGATTTCCAGCGCGGAGCCGCACAAAAACGTAGAATATCGAGTTTGTAAGGCGGAGAATTCTACATTAGAAAATCATGAAGTGGATTTGATCACGGTCGCACAGGCGTTTCACTGGTTCGATTTCGAACCCTTTTATAAGGAAGCGATCCGAGTCGGGAAGAAAGGCGGAATTCTCGCGATCTGGGGCTATAACATGCACAGAATCACGCCGTCCGTGGACGGGCTCGTGGACAAACTCTACGGAGAAATCGTAGATTCGTATTGGCCTCCCGAAAGAAGATACGTCGAAGAAGAATACAAATCGATCGCCTTTCCGTTCGAAACGATCACGCCGCCCTACTTCGCTATGAAGGAAGAATGGACCGTGGAACACGTGTTAGGTTATTTGCGGACCTGGTCCAGCGTTCAGAAATACATTCAAAAAAACGAATCCGATCCGGTTCTACTCGTGGAAAAGGAAATCCGAAACGCTTGGGGTTCCGTCTCTTCCAGAACCGTGGAATGGCCTTTGTTCTTTAAGATCGGAAGGCTTCCGGGTTGA
- a CDS encoding chromate transporter, with amino-acid sequence MIPSFGEALRFWFQLGWSSFGGPAGQIGLMHKTLVEEKKWISEDKFSHALSYCMILPGPEAQQLATYLGWILHGVKGGIFAGLLFVFPSVAIFILISIFYFSYGTVPYVISFLNGVKPAILAVILLAFGNLVRKSLKSDGQILCFALSAIGILFFEISYPYLLLASALFGAIAFRFGRKKSKSNSDANSDFAETSDPKTESPKTRETMETGTSASERIDLQTSFDEEREKSSELLKNLGRTGSVGLILWAAPFLGILFFLKVEFVFWKDLILFFTKTAFLTFGGAYAILPSVAEFATKQARWISTNEMLDALAFGESTPGPLVMVLTFVGFLAGAHRFGGIGSGLFGLFLTAYYTFLPSFVLILGGASLVEKTQESEWIRVCFRYVTACVCAVILYLGVYFAKSILILPQTSAADWIRNPIGTTHWLSLFWTILCVVFLKFKKEYSIFMIFSSGFLFLGIETFFHL; translated from the coding sequence TTGATTCCTTCCTTCGGAGAAGCGCTTCGATTTTGGTTTCAGCTCGGTTGGTCCAGTTTCGGCGGTCCCGCGGGACAGATCGGCCTGATGCACAAAACCCTTGTGGAGGAAAAGAAGTGGATCTCCGAAGATAAGTTTTCCCACGCTCTCAGTTATTGTATGATTCTTCCGGGACCGGAGGCTCAACAACTCGCAACCTATCTCGGTTGGATTTTGCACGGGGTTAAGGGAGGAATTTTCGCGGGTCTTTTGTTCGTTTTTCCGTCCGTTGCGATCTTTATCTTAATTAGTATATTCTACTTTTCTTATGGAACTGTTCCGTATGTGATTTCGTTTTTAAACGGGGTCAAACCGGCGATTCTCGCCGTGATTCTTTTGGCGTTCGGGAATCTCGTTCGGAAAAGTCTGAAATCCGACGGACAAATTCTTTGTTTTGCGTTATCCGCAATCGGAATCTTATTTTTTGAAATTTCCTATCCGTATCTTCTTTTGGCCTCGGCGTTGTTCGGCGCGATCGCTTTTCGTTTCGGCAGAAAGAAATCAAAATCGAATTCGGATGCGAACTCGGACTTTGCGGAAACCTCCGATCCAAAAACGGAAAGCCCGAAAACAAGGGAAACGATGGAAACCGGAACCTCCGCCTCGGAACGAATCGATCTTCAAACCTCGTTCGACGAAGAACGCGAAAAAAGTTCCGAACTTTTAAAAAACCTAGGACGAACCGGAAGCGTCGGTTTGATTCTTTGGGCCGCTCCGTTTTTGGGAATATTATTCTTTTTGAAAGTGGAATTCGTTTTCTGGAAGGATTTGATCTTGTTTTTCACCAAGACCGCCTTTCTCACGTTCGGCGGCGCGTACGCCATTCTCCCTTCGGTCGCGGAATTCGCGACAAAACAAGCGCGATGGATATCGACGAACGAAATGTTGGACGCGCTCGCTTTCGGCGAAAGCACGCCGGGACCTCTCGTGATGGTTTTGACCTTCGTCGGATTTTTAGCGGGAGCTCACCGGTTCGGCGGAATCGGCTCCGGTTTGTTCGGACTTTTTTTAACGGCTTATTATACGTTTCTTCCTTCTTTCGTTTTGATCTTGGGAGGAGCGAGCCTTGTCGAAAAGACGCAAGAATCGGAATGGATTCGAGTTTGTTTTCGTTACGTGACCGCCTGCGTATGCGCGGTGATTCTTTATCTCGGAGTTTATTTCGCCAAATCCATTCTGATTCTTCCGCAAACGTCCGCGGCGGATTGGATTCGAAACCCGATCGGAACGACACATTGGCTTTCTTTATTCTGGACGATCCTTTGTGTCGTATTCCTCAAGTTTAAAAAAGAATATTCGATTTTTATGATATTCTCAAGCGGCTTTTTGTTTCTCGGAATCGAAACGTTTTTTCATTTGTGA
- a CDS encoding adenylate/guanylate cyclase domain-containing protein: protein MATDPIQSEESKTGVLGELLKKRFGFFINLKNLFYLGIRAKLALFTGALIALTVMILSAIDVHQQTEILTQSYEKEAAISRHYISSLVLELENLSSSLIRVESFRERVKRQSQALRKYRTRVVTQETKEVSFFGFKTKLFGVLGKERKSSIKDTYYSVYLSKADIEELEKNTKFLLKDPNGLAISDAMYTKLKNMAHQVAVLEADLNEQKQRWDELHSQEKSSEKDKQDAEHGMDHLKNGIEKARNHLDHSILELSLPKQHRKIEELGLNMSQYRIQTFPVISNQIKENLTPSFDTKIFKQDVSINSNIFLRDIDSNLKDSFSKILSLDFSQNTDQNSYTIGAMELQTLYSPIFRNQSSTERANRLREELPDFAKRYLQQDANFAAQIRDLVVPLKKRIQELKDKKPPVPPFQDKTFRDLYARYAKLIQERDAQFETFRNEFSEDKKDFVEAAQKLKVLKQKHPVKTRVAFPIQSETDVLIDALGELRNAGLEDLIVLRFSQSSGNYSDYLRDPKEQNLSKERWDAIREWIYSGKSETPTPQLKKLIPYGIIANSRGEAEEILWNLDSKPLLGDSGDEVSSAILSINLSGISRTIVDRTEGLEMIQKNKNSAIGTALLICLAAIVFAVLISGFVVQKIKRIIFHAREVGQGNLEVQFEQGGKDELGTLTVALNSMVTGLKEREKIKNILGTMIDPVVVSEAMVDLAALKRGSEKRITAFFSDVAGFSNISEKLTSVELASLLNEYLSAMTLILKKHEGVLDKYIGDAIVGIFNAPVEVDKHCLKAAAASVEMIETLEKLRQEWKAKKAYIPEAQEMQIRIGLNTGLAKVGFMGTDSISAYTMMGDTVNLAARLEAAGKDYGVSILVSEAVQHEIKDEFFTRLLDVVRVKGKNEPVRLYELIGRPDNVSERLEASVLEFSKGFEAYLNREWSLAQELLESSQITRGSRDKAAVLLIERCEEYKHNPPEKTWDGVYTRTHK from the coding sequence GTGGCTACAGATCCGATCCAATCAGAAGAATCTAAAACGGGCGTTCTCGGCGAACTATTGAAGAAGAGATTCGGATTTTTTATAAATCTTAAAAATCTTTTTTACCTTGGAATCCGGGCAAAACTCGCGCTTTTTACCGGAGCCTTGATCGCTCTTACGGTGATGATTCTTTCCGCCATCGACGTTCATCAACAGACGGAAATTCTTACGCAAAGTTACGAAAAAGAAGCCGCAATTTCCAGACATTATATCTCGAGTTTGGTTCTCGAACTGGAGAATCTTTCGAGCAGTTTGATCCGGGTCGAATCCTTTCGGGAACGGGTAAAACGTCAAAGCCAGGCCCTTCGTAAATACAGAACGAGGGTCGTGACTCAAGAAACAAAAGAGGTCAGCTTTTTCGGATTTAAGACGAAACTTTTCGGAGTTTTGGGAAAGGAACGTAAGTCGTCCATTAAGGACACGTATTATTCCGTTTATCTTTCCAAGGCGGACATCGAAGAACTCGAAAAGAACACCAAGTTTTTACTGAAGGACCCGAACGGGCTTGCGATCTCCGACGCGATGTACACAAAACTCAAAAATATGGCGCATCAAGTCGCCGTTTTGGAAGCGGACTTAAACGAACAAAAACAAAGATGGGACGAACTTCATTCTCAGGAAAAAAGTTCGGAAAAGGACAAACAAGACGCGGAACACGGAATGGATCACTTAAAGAACGGAATCGAAAAGGCCAGAAATCATCTGGACCATTCCATTCTCGAGTTGTCCCTTCCGAAACAACATAGAAAGATCGAGGAACTCGGACTCAACATGTCCCAGTATAGAATCCAGACCTTTCCCGTGATTTCCAATCAGATCAAGGAGAATCTTACTCCCTCTTTCGATACGAAAATTTTCAAACAGGACGTTTCGATCAATTCGAACATATTTCTCCGCGACATCGACTCGAACCTAAAGGATTCCTTTTCCAAAATTCTTTCCTTGGATTTTTCTCAGAATACGGATCAGAATTCATACACGATCGGAGCGATGGAATTGCAGACGTTGTATTCTCCGATTTTTAGAAATCAAAGTTCGACCGAAAGAGCCAATCGTCTCCGCGAGGAATTGCCGGACTTCGCGAAACGTTATCTGCAACAGGACGCGAATTTTGCGGCCCAGATCCGCGACTTGGTCGTTCCGTTGAAAAAAAGAATCCAGGAACTCAAGGACAAAAAACCTCCGGTTCCTCCCTTTCAGGATAAAACGTTTCGGGATCTTTATGCACGTTATGCGAAACTGATCCAGGAAAGGGACGCGCAGTTCGAAACGTTCCGCAACGAATTCTCCGAAGATAAAAAGGATTTCGTCGAGGCCGCGCAAAAACTCAAGGTCTTAAAACAAAAACATCCCGTAAAAACCAGGGTCGCTTTTCCGATTCAGAGCGAAACCGACGTTCTGATAGACGCGTTAGGCGAGCTTAGAAACGCGGGTTTGGAGGATCTGATCGTCCTGCGCTTCAGTCAAAGTTCGGGTAATTATTCCGATTATCTGAGAGATCCGAAGGAACAAAATCTTTCCAAGGAAAGATGGGACGCGATCCGAGAATGGATTTACTCGGGCAAAAGCGAAACTCCGACTCCTCAGTTGAAAAAACTGATTCCGTACGGAATCATAGCGAACTCGAGAGGAGAGGCGGAGGAGATTCTTTGGAATCTGGATTCCAAACCTCTTCTCGGAGATTCGGGAGACGAGGTCAGCTCCGCGATTCTTTCCATAAACCTTTCCGGAATTTCCAGAACGATCGTGGACCGCACCGAAGGTCTCGAGATGATTCAGAAGAATAAGAATTCCGCGATCGGAACCGCGCTTTTGATTTGTTTGGCCGCGATCGTTTTTGCGGTTTTGATTTCCGGATTCGTGGTTCAAAAGATCAAACGGATCATCTTTCACGCGAGGGAAGTCGGTCAGGGAAATCTGGAAGTTCAGTTCGAACAAGGCGGAAAGGACGAACTCGGGACTCTTACGGTCGCTTTGAACTCGATGGTGACCGGTCTTAAGGAAAGAGAAAAGATCAAAAATATTCTCGGGACCATGATCGATCCGGTCGTAGTCAGCGAAGCGATGGTGGATCTCGCCGCCCTCAAACGAGGAAGCGAAAAAAGAATCACCGCGTTCTTTTCGGACGTAGCAGGTTTTTCGAATATTAGCGAAAAGTTAACTTCCGTCGAATTAGCGTCTTTGTTAAACGAATACCTATCCGCGATGACCTTGATTCTGAAAAAACACGAGGGTGTTTTGGACAAATACATCGGGGACGCGATCGTGGGAATCTTCAACGCTCCCGTGGAAGTGGACAAACACTGTCTTAAGGCGGCTGCCGCTTCGGTGGAAATGATCGAAACCCTCGAAAAACTCAGACAGGAATGGAAGGCCAAAAAGGCTTACATCCCCGAGGCTCAGGAAATGCAGATTCGGATCGGACTCAACACCGGACTTGCAAAGGTGGGTTTTATGGGAACCGATTCCATTTCGGCTTATACGATGATGGGGGATACGGTCAACCTCGCTGCAAGACTCGAAGCGGCTGGAAAAGATTACGGCGTAAGCATTCTCGTGAGCGAAGCGGTTCAACACGAGATCAAGGACGAATTTTTTACGAGATTGTTGGACGTGGTCCGGGTCAAAGGGAAGAACGAACCCGTTCGACTTTACGAATTGATCGGAAGACCGGATAACGTGTCCGAAAGACTGGAAGCGTCCGTTTTGGAATTCTCCAAAGGATTCGAAGCGTATCTCAACCGAGAATGGTCCTTAGCGCAGGAACTTCTCGAAAGTTCGCAGATCACGAGAGGTAGCAGGGACAAAGCCGCGGTTCTTTTGATCGAACGTTGCGAGGAATACAAACACAATCCCCCGGAAAAAACCTGGGACGGGGTTTATACCAGAACTCACAAATGA
- a CDS encoding sensor domain-containing diguanylate cyclase: MKFPLFIFGIFLSVHSLFALDPAVIVKPEFPGKQPLIKSVYLIRDPESRYLPENFFNDLENIPVREIQNSTFGFGYDPVPYWLVFDVETPEKVNQEFSLALHYPHLDQVDLYYQTSAGLKGEYKTGDSLPFRSRPIENKLFVFPLPISNKGKARILVRVFSEGALSLSMTLYENKERIRETKVELAKDSAFFGALAVMALFNLFLYVGIRERYLLYYSFLILAVLLHQMILPGYAFEWFFQNQPIFINQLHLEAIALMMIFMALFLASYLDTKKNYSLLNLFLKASLWAGVALGFLIPILPGRYLIPFTSLFPLLQMTVIFLISFFRAIKGDRKAIIFLTAWFFTLSGGIIFALSRFGFFLKDAPAIPFLQTGIILSVLFLSLALSERIRTIRKEKEEIEEYAGKLEELSYMDPLTRIFNRRYFDEQIRMAWSRSSRHHSPLSLLMIDVDFFKQFNDTYGHVEGDRALIRVAREIRASLRRSHDMVTRYGGEEFAVILPDTPIDGAVVVALNILEKIEAMELTHIKSPFAKITVSIGIACTVESDAASVQDLISISDRNLYEAKSSGRNRIQH; this comes from the coding sequence ATGAAATTTCCGCTTTTTATTTTCGGAATATTCCTTTCCGTTCATTCGTTATTCGCTCTTGATCCCGCGGTGATCGTCAAACCCGAGTTCCCCGGTAAACAACCTCTTATCAAATCCGTTTATCTGATACGGGATCCGGAATCCCGTTATCTTCCCGAGAATTTTTTCAACGATCTCGAAAACATTCCGGTTCGAGAGATTCAAAACTCCACCTTCGGTTTCGGATACGATCCGGTTCCGTATTGGCTGGTTTTCGACGTGGAAACTCCGGAGAAAGTAAATCAAGAATTCTCCCTCGCCTTACACTATCCTCATTTGGATCAGGTCGATCTTTACTATCAAACCTCGGCGGGACTCAAGGGAGAATATAAAACCGGAGACTCGCTTCCGTTTCGTTCCAGACCGATCGAAAACAAATTGTTCGTGTTTCCTCTGCCGATCTCTAACAAGGGTAAGGCGAGAATTTTGGTTCGGGTGTTTTCGGAAGGCGCTCTCAGTTTGTCCATGACCCTCTACGAGAACAAGGAAAGAATCCGCGAAACGAAGGTGGAACTCGCCAAAGATTCGGCCTTTTTCGGCGCGTTAGCCGTAATGGCGCTCTTCAACCTGTTTCTTTACGTCGGAATCCGCGAACGATATTTACTATATTATTCTTTTTTAATTCTCGCTGTGCTTCTGCATCAGATGATCCTTCCGGGATACGCGTTCGAATGGTTTTTTCAAAATCAGCCGATCTTTATCAATCAGCTTCATTTGGAAGCGATCGCCCTGATGATGATCTTTATGGCCTTGTTTCTCGCTTCGTATCTGGATACGAAAAAGAATTATTCCCTTCTCAATCTGTTTTTAAAAGCGTCCCTTTGGGCCGGGGTCGCCTTGGGATTTTTGATTCCGATTCTTCCCGGACGTTATCTGATTCCGTTCACTTCTTTGTTTCCTCTTTTGCAGATGACCGTGATCTTTTTGATTTCCTTTTTCAGGGCGATCAAAGGGGATCGTAAGGCGATCATCTTTTTAACGGCTTGGTTCTTCACTCTTTCGGGAGGAATCATCTTCGCACTGAGTCGATTCGGATTCTTTTTAAAGGACGCGCCCGCGATTCCGTTTTTACAAACGGGGATCATTCTCAGCGTGTTGTTTTTATCTCTCGCGCTTTCGGAAAGGATACGAACGATTCGAAAGGAAAAAGAGGAAATCGAAGAATACGCTGGCAAACTCGAAGAACTTTCGTATATGGATCCTCTCACTCGGATTTTCAATCGGAGATATTTCGACGAACAAATCCGGATGGCGTGGAGCCGTTCTTCGAGACACCATTCTCCCCTTTCCCTTCTGATGATCGACGTGGATTTTTTCAAACAGTTCAACGATACGTACGGTCACGTGGAAGGAGATCGCGCCTTGATCCGGGTAGCAAGGGAGATCCGCGCGAGTCTGAGAAGATCGCATGATATGGTCACTCGATACGGCGGGGAAGAATTCGCGGTGATCCTTCCCGACACTCCGATCGACGGGGCGGTCGTTGTCGCATTAAATATTCTCGAGAAAATCGAAGCGATGGAACTCACGCATATCAAAAGTCCGTTCGCGAAGATTACGGTTTCGATCGGGATCGCGTGCACCGTGGAATCGGACGCGGCTTCGGTTCAGGATTTGATTTCCATCTCGGATCGCAATCTATACGAGGCGAAATCCTCGGGAAGGAACCGAATCCAACACTAA
- a CDS encoding long-chain fatty acid--CoA ligase has product MKTNPIPKIQSKTLYHVMKASAETFADHTAQYYKPDGKNYQANSFKNLYETVQQIGSGLISLGLEPGTPIGLIADSGARWLWCSMGITNIGCVDVPRGTDSTGEDLRYILNHAECSIAFLENEVALKKVLAQKSEFPHLKKIVLFDQKGTLENTEPFEIILLNDLIQKGKAWIQSKGKDEFHKRGSAIREEDLATIVYTSGTTGKPKGVMLSHRNIVFNVDSALLGDDLNVYPTDRSMAYLPPWHIAERLVETICVRAGGAEAFTSISTLSQDLSDIKPTLLLSVPRVWESLYNKIHDKVRGASPVQQALFGAFKEIAITYYKHISRLQGLEYSLTEESTFASLWQKFISLWIVILLWIPNQIAQLAFNKIKQGLGGELRFALSGAGALPQYIDTFFNAIGIPILEGYGMTELSGISTRRILGEITVGTLGRCIPGVQIKLMDEKGKEITKPGVKGIAWHKGDHVMKGYYKEPEKTKEILSSDGWLNSGDLLTWTTSGELKYSGRAKDTIVLLGGENLEPEPIEFALVRSQFIHQAMVVGHDQKTLGALIVPNEEALEKYLKELRSKMLSEVRNLNGDADVIALFKNEIKNLVSSENGFKNFEKVSNFRILDKKFEPGEELTQTMKIKRNVVADKYKNEIEEMYR; this is encoded by the coding sequence ATGAAAACCAATCCCATTCCGAAAATCCAATCCAAAACCCTATACCATGTTATGAAAGCTTCTGCGGAAACGTTCGCGGATCATACGGCGCAATATTACAAACCGGACGGTAAGAATTATCAGGCGAATAGTTTCAAAAACCTTTATGAAACGGTTCAACAAATCGGCTCGGGTCTTATCTCTTTAGGGCTGGAACCCGGAACTCCGATCGGTCTGATCGCGGACTCGGGCGCGCGTTGGCTTTGGTGTAGTATGGGAATTACGAACATCGGATGTGTGGACGTTCCGAGAGGAACCGATTCCACGGGAGAAGATCTTCGTTATATTCTCAACCACGCGGAATGTTCGATCGCGTTTTTGGAAAACGAAGTCGCATTAAAAAAGGTGCTCGCGCAGAAATCGGAATTTCCGCATCTCAAAAAGATCGTTCTGTTCGATCAGAAGGGAACTCTCGAAAACACGGAACCCTTCGAAATCATTTTGTTAAACGACTTGATTCAGAAAGGAAAGGCTTGGATCCAAAGCAAGGGAAAGGACGAGTTTCACAAAAGAGGTTCCGCGATCCGCGAAGAGGATCTCGCGACCATCGTGTACACTTCGGGAACAACCGGAAAACCGAAAGGCGTGATGTTGTCCCATAGAAACATCGTGTTCAACGTCGACAGCGCGTTGTTAGGCGACGACCTCAACGTATATCCGACCGATCGAAGTATGGCGTATCTTCCCCCTTGGCATATCGCGGAACGATTGGTCGAAACCATCTGCGTGCGCGCCGGAGGAGCCGAGGCTTTCACTTCCATCTCCACGCTCAGTCAGGATCTGTCGGATATTAAACCGACATTGCTTCTTTCGGTTCCGAGGGTTTGGGAAAGTCTTTACAACAAAATCCACGATAAGGTCAGAGGAGCTTCCCCCGTTCAACAGGCTTTGTTCGGAGCGTTTAAGGAAATCGCGATCACGTATTACAAACATATCTCGCGCTTGCAAGGTTTGGAATATTCGTTAACGGAAGAATCCACGTTCGCTTCTCTTTGGCAGAAATTCATCTCGCTTTGGATCGTGATTCTTCTTTGGATTCCGAATCAGATCGCACAACTCGCGTTCAACAAAATCAAACAAGGATTAGGCGGAGAATTGAGATTCGCACTTTCCGGCGCGGGCGCATTGCCTCAATACATCGATACGTTCTTTAACGCGATCGGAATTCCGATTCTCGAAGGATACGGAATGACCGAGTTGTCCGGTATTTCCACCCGAAGAATTTTAGGCGAGATCACGGTGGGAACGCTCGGACGTTGTATCCCCGGAGTTCAGATCAAACTCATGGACGAAAAAGGAAAAGAGATCACCAAACCCGGAGTCAAGGGAATCGCTTGGCATAAGGGCGATCACGTCATGAAAGGTTATTACAAGGAACCGGAAAAGACGAAGGAGATTTTGAGTTCGGACGGATGGTTGAACTCGGGAGATCTTTTGACTTGGACGACTTCCGGAGAATTGAAGTATTCCGGAAGAGCCAAGGATACAATCGTTCTTTTAGGCGGGGAGAATTTGGAGCCCGAGCCGATCGAATTCGCTCTTGTTCGAAGCCAATTCATCCATCAGGCTATGGTGGTGGGACACGATCAGAAAACTCTCGGAGCGTTGATCGTGCCGAACGAGGAAGCTTTGGAAAAATATCTGAAGGAACTCCGCTCCAAAATGTTAAGCGAAGTCCGAAATTTGAACGGAGACGCGGACGTGATCGCACTTTTCAAAAACGAGATCAAGAACCTAGTCTCGAGCGAAAACGGTTTTAAAAATTTCGAAAAGGTTTCCAACTTCCGGATTCTCGATAAAAAATTCGAACCCGGAGAGGAACTGACACAAACCATGAAAATCAAACGGAACGTGGTGGCGGATAAGTATAAAAACGAGATCGAAGAGATGTATCGTTGA
- a CDS encoding DoxX family protein translates to MFQSESFPKKFLLYIPRAAVAFIFLQTLFYKFTGAPESVLIFTKLGMEPWGRIGTGVLELIAAVLLFVPGFNWFGSLLGLGLMSGAILSHLFVIGIEQENDGGLLFFLALASAAICALLLWTERETLTSVLRKRFQK, encoded by the coding sequence TTGTTCCAATCCGAGTCCTTTCCCAAAAAATTCTTACTTTATATTCCACGCGCCGCGGTCGCATTCATATTTTTACAAACCCTATTCTACAAATTCACGGGCGCGCCCGAATCGGTTTTGATCTTCACGAAACTCGGTATGGAGCCTTGGGGAAGAATCGGCACGGGCGTTTTAGAACTGATCGCGGCGGTTCTTTTATTCGTGCCGGGATTCAACTGGTTCGGTTCCCTGCTCGGACTCGGGTTGATGTCGGGTGCGATTCTTTCCCATCTATTCGTGATCGGGATCGAACAGGAAAACGACGGAGGCCTTTTATTCTTCTTGGCTCTTGCAAGCGCCGCGATTTGCGCCCTTCTCCTTTGGACGGAAAGAGAGACCCTAACATCCGTTCTGCGGAAACGATTTCAAAAATAG